The sequence ATGGGCGAGGACGACATCCTGCGGCCGCTGCGCCAGTTCGTCTCGGAGCGGACCAGCGGCAGCGACCGGCAGGTGATCGCGCTGCTGCCGGCGCTCGGCAGCCCCGCCCAGGAGATCGAGGAGACCATCGCGATCTACAGCCGGTACGGCGCCTACACGGTCCATTTCGGGCACGCCGACGTCGGGACGGGGACGGGGACGGCGAAGACCAAGAGCGTCCGGTGGCTGGCGCATACGCTCGCCCTGACCAGCGACCTCAAGGATGTGTTCACGGCGCTCGACCAGTGCCTTTCCGGTTCGGCAGACGCGTATAGGCTGTTGAACAAACTTAAAAAGCTGAATAAAAAACTCCACTCAAGCAGCGACGATGATTGGAATGTTCTTATAGAAAAAGCCGACCGCGATAAATGTAACAAAATTTCGATCAATCTGAAACAAATAAATATAATCGAAAACATTTTCTATATAAATGGAGACTCGCAGGACCATATTGAGGCCAGATTATTACACCCAACACTTGAGATGGAAGTCCTAAAGGCGGCGTTGTCTGCTGCCATGAGACTGTTCGAGAGAAATGTTGGAGAACAATCCAGAGACGTGAATGCCATAGCGTCGTCGATCAAGCTGGTTCCAGAACTCGAGTTCGCGATCAAGAGCCTACCGAAAGATCGATCAGGTGAAGCGGATCCACAATACGAACTCGTTCTCGGAGTCTCCGAGGACGACCGGAATGCGCAGCACCGGAGGGCCTGGCGCCGGGTCGCGCTCGCCTACGTCGCGGCCCTCGACGGCCTGCCCGACGCGCTGATCGGACTGAGCCTGTGCGCCAAGCTTCTCAGCATCGAGGCGGGCTGGGTGCGGTGGAAGCGCGATTGGCACGCGCTGCCGATCCCGCGGCTGACGGGCGGACCGTTCCAGGAACTGCTGCTCCGCGGAAAGAATGTCCCCTTCTGCGGGCGGCATCCGCTCGCCTTGCCCGTCCTCGCCTCGCCCGATCCGGGCGCGCCCGCCGGCAGCCTCCCCGGCAATCACGGTGACCGCTTCTTCGCCGGCGCCCCGTCGCAGATGTTCGGCAGCTTTCTCAGCGCGCTGCGATACGCGCGCGATCAGCCGGACTCCGCCCTCAAACGCCCTTGGGCGAATCAACGACCCGAAGTCTTCACGCATGACAAGACGCATAACAAGGCCGGGCGTCGGATCTTCATCCTTCTCGCAAAGCGCGGGGCCGGGAGGGGCGACTTCTTCGAGAATCTGCGCTCGTCCGAGCAGGTCGAGCGGTTTATCGAAGTGTCGTGGCCGAAGGACAAGAATCTGCCGCCCTACGCCGCGGTGGTCGCCCTGAACCTGCGGTTCTCCGCCGAATTCACCTCGGCCTTCGACCGCTTGGCCAACATCCTCGTCTACAGCGCGCCAGAGGTCTTCGGAGAACTCAAAGACAGTCCGGCGACCCGCGCGATCGTCGCGGCCGGCCGCGACCTCGAAAAGAACCGCCTCGGCAAGCTGACGCGGTTGTTCGAGCTCTACAGCGAACACCACGTCCATGCGCGAGCGCGCATCCTCATCGCGATCAACGCCGTCGAGGTTCTGTTCAACAGCGACGGTCAGCCCAAGACGGGGCAGGCCTCCCGCCTCGTCGAGGCGGTCCTGTCGAAGCGCGCGGATCACGCGCCGATCGACCTGATGCTGGTCGGCGTGACCGGCGGCGTGCCGATCATGTTCCGCAAGGACCGACCCGGCCATCGCTATGAGCAGGCATCTGGCGCATTGTGTACCGTCGCCCCGATCCCGCTGGAGCATCTCGTGCGGGAGAAGGTAGACGAGGAGGGACGGCGAAAGCTCGCGAAAGTCGTCCAGCAGCACGAGATCCGCGACGAGAGCGGCTGGACCACGACCGGCGACCTCCGGTGGCGACCGACGTCGCCCGGCAGCCCGACCGCGTTCGTCCACCTGCTTCACGAGACGCGGGCCTCGCTGGTGATCGGCACATTCTTTCCACGGGTCGCCCTCGCCCTGGCCGCCAACCCAGGCAGGCTCTCGAGGGACGCTGCCGGAGCGCCGGAACGGTCGGTGCCCGATCTCGATCACGATCGCCAGCGGGAGCTCTCGAAGGCCATCGCCGCTGAACTTGCCGGTAAGCCTTATCTCGCGAAGAACGCCTGCCTGATGGTCCGAAAGACCATGCTTCTCATTCTGGATCGTGCCGAAGAAAAGAAAATTAACCAAAGAATACCGAAAGATATTTTGAACGAATGCATTCGTGAGCGAACATTCAATGAGATCGCCCGTGAAATTGCCAGACAACCTGCGGATCAGCCGCCCTCTGACCCACGTCTCTCGTCCCTCGACGCGGACTTCAAGACGGTGTTCGGCCTCTGCGGCGGCTATCGCCTCGTGCTGTCCATCGCCTGCGCGGCGGCGGACGAGGCGGCCGGGAAGCCGGGATCAGGCGCCTTCGCGGCCGATCGGATCGTGCGTTGGTTCAGCGATGCCCTGGGCCACATGCACGGCGCGCCGCTGCCCGCGCGCCCCGAGTTGATGATCGGCTACGTGCTCCAGTTCTACGCGACCCGTCACGATTCCAAAATGCCGTTGCCGGACGCCTGCAAGATCGTACCCACGCTGGCTCAGAGGATGACGAAGGCGAACAAAGCTTGTCTGGGCGGCAAATTCACCAAAGCTGAGACGATCGTCGAAGATCTTGCCCGTGAGCTCGAAAAAAGATTGGAGAGTCCCGATGGCTGGCGCCTGCAGCAGGTGATCCTGTGGCACCTTGGTGTCACCGGCAATCCTCTGACCGCGGACGTCCTCGCTGCGGCGCCCAAGATCCGTGAGCTGTGCAGGAACATCGTCAACGAGGCCGATAAAGAAAAAGCGCATACGGATGAGCGCAAACGGTCGCGCTGCTGCGTCGTCCTGGTCCAGGCGGCGCTCGACATCCTCGTCCACCGCTGCCTGATCTTCCGTCTTCAGGAGGGCCTGACGGATTCGAAGGATGTCCCGGGTCGGTCGGATACGCCAGTCAGGCCGGATGCGCCGTCCGATGGAGAAGAGAACAAGCCGCCCGTCCCCGAACCCCTTTGGCGCTTCACGCTGCATAGGTTGCTGCAACGCTCGATCTATCAGCGCCTGCACGCCCCGGCGGTCGAGTTCACGGCGGTCGACCAGTACACTCTGTCGCTCTACGGGACCCTGCCGAACGACCTGCCCAAGCCGCGGGCCGAGGCGGTCCGCGACCTCGATGCGCTGATCGCTGACTGGACCGGGTTCCCGAAGGACTCCGAGGCGATCACCACCCCGTCATCCTATCACGACGCGGATCGGGCACGGATGGTGGCGGAGACGGTGGCGGAGGCGGCGAAGGCAGAGGATGCGGCGAAGACGGCGGCTGCGGCGGCGAAGGCTGTTGCGGTTGATGCGGAGAACGCGGCGGCGGCGAAGAAGGCGGCGGTGGCGGCTCCGGCAGAGAAGGCGGCTGCGGCGGTGGAGACGGCGCAGAAGGATCGAGAGGTGGAGGCGGCGAGGAAGGAGGCGGCGGAGGCGGCGGCGGAAAAGGTGGCGATACAATCCGCGCAAGGGCTGCCGTCACGGATGCTGCGAGCCGCCTTCGGCGTCGTGCGGTCGGTCTACTCGGTCGGCGTGGTCTCGCGCTTCGACGATTTCGGCGACTGGAATGGTC comes from Methylobacterium sp. FF17 and encodes:
- a CDS encoding SIR2 family protein, which codes for MSSGTGEDADAEPTGEAKKDGTDGFAYLNDWPYTSFHLQSTLDPKLIERHGEAILSRALNLGRVVAFVGSGVSMSYGRLSWKSLVQALAEDAHRDHDREESAWADRAKKTLDDLDIKGRSLGGDLQSGRYPAAFQFCEQLSIAGERKNGQKEFRKKVKRLLFHDAGHAKVLIDDLIRDCAEISCVAKNTDAEKTKIAKTRDFYKEKSDTWLEKLHDSLSIKALYGKINEDEKTDWRYFFAIHKLRGDEKHSPEGELFNSDGILRLSDDFGNDISRDEIAKGIVRDLALNLGDAVCCTKDNTGLGRLPLHRYLVTAVARLSIPAIDKLEQVLPSGDRLWKLFDETRSFFNPDPAPDRSILERTDFVPPERDPLAILADRLKIGRFITSNFDLDIERLIRDRGFTPDGRDTDDTALPTSNETISPLGATATDSVFKTKKATDLIDFAINDATNTFTLMHLHGRATETDGMVVTERDYLELYLPRGPDGEVVNDALEIGFGSNPLLFVGNGMGEDDILRPLRQFVSERTSGSDRQVIALLPALGSPAQEIEETIAIYSRYGAYTVHFGHADVGTGTGTAKTKSVRWLAHTLALTSDLKDVFTALDQCLSGSADAYRLLNKLKKLNKKLHSSSDDDWNVLIEKADRDKCNKISINLKQINIIENIFYINGDSQDHIEARLLHPTLEMEVLKAALSAAMRLFERNVGEQSRDVNAIASSIKLVPELEFAIKSLPKDRSGEADPQYELVLGVSEDDRNAQHRRAWRRVALAYVAALDGLPDALIGLSLCAKLLSIEAGWVRWKRDWHALPIPRLTGGPFQELLLRGKNVPFCGRHPLALPVLASPDPGAPAGSLPGNHGDRFFAGAPSQMFGSFLSALRYARDQPDSALKRPWANQRPEVFTHDKTHNKAGRRIFILLAKRGAGRGDFFENLRSSEQVERFIEVSWPKDKNLPPYAAVVALNLRFSAEFTSAFDRLANILVYSAPEVFGELKDSPATRAIVAAGRDLEKNRLGKLTRLFELYSEHHVHARARILIAINAVEVLFNSDGQPKTGQASRLVEAVLSKRADHAPIDLMLVGVTGGVPIMFRKDRPGHRYEQASGALCTVAPIPLEHLVREKVDEEGRRKLAKVVQQHEIRDESGWTTTGDLRWRPTSPGSPTAFVHLLHETRASLVIGTFFPRVALALAANPGRLSRDAAGAPERSVPDLDHDRQRELSKAIAAELAGKPYLAKNACLMVRKTMLLILDRAEEKKINQRIPKDILNECIRERTFNEIAREIARQPADQPPSDPRLSSLDADFKTVFGLCGGYRLVLSIACAAADEAAGKPGSGAFAADRIVRWFSDALGHMHGAPLPARPELMIGYVLQFYATRHDSKMPLPDACKIVPTLAQRMTKANKACLGGKFTKAETIVEDLARELEKRLESPDGWRLQQVILWHLGVTGNPLTADVLAAAPKIRELCRNIVNEADKEKAHTDERKRSRCCVVLVQAALDILVHRCLIFRLQEGLTDSKDVPGRSDTPVRPDAPSDGEENKPPVPEPLWRFTLHRLLQRSIYQRLHAPAVEFTAVDQYTLSLYGTLPNDLPKPRAEAVRDLDALIADWTGFPKDSEAITTPSSYHDADRARMVAETVAEAAKAEDAAKTAAAAAKAVAVDAENAAAAKKAAVAAPAEKAAAAVETAQKDREVEAARKEAAEAAAEKVAIQSAQGLPSRMLRAAFGVVRSVYSVGVVSRFDDFGDWNGPRCGYFEEHRLQIRWLLKKAVGLSYEDPKTTRVFEGAEFEHDHPGTPFFAEEIVWLYNECGLLSLIEGRLNDALALFGRALAAAERIEPGSEHGPLRSRLMLNKSIVDMERGRVSSARSQLEIVAARPNEHHVIGAVANGYIGVCAHIAGDFETAQAKYRSSIKSLRASGHSRGVAIFSRHLADLYRAWSPDFQGQAFRAVEQAISHAEKGGHEDIRQIARLARVRLEINRSSTSPQRDGVQSELDDLERYAEVMGLPRLLCEVLYVRASFLLQIGETRHAASLARRCLQQATMNDLKLRQVSTLGLLASIYQKRGLHDAAKPLFDRARMFATLCNYRNTRFATNLRGD